The following are from one region of the Gossypium hirsutum isolate 1008001.06 chromosome D03, Gossypium_hirsutum_v2.1, whole genome shotgun sequence genome:
- the LOC107950766 gene encoding 60S ribosomal protein L6-1 encodes MAAKRKTPVKTRNPDLIRGVGKYSRSKKPLLNKRKPKPTKLRFKGNPFNLFFPFTLSSTTRSTSGGIFPAFRPIVTGAGS; translated from the exons ATGGCAGCGAAAAGGAAGACTCCCGTCAAGACCAGAAACCCAGATCTGATCCGTGGTGTGGGAAAGTATTCCAGATCTAAGAAGCCGCTTCTTAACAAGCGCAAACCTAAACCCACCAAACTAAG attcaAAGGAAATCctttcaatcttttctttccttttactCTTTCTTCAACCACACGCTCGACCTCCGGTGGAATCTTCCCTG CCTTCCGGCCCATCGTCACTGGCGCCGGCTCCTAG
- the LOC107950948 gene encoding uncharacterized protein — translation MGNCMKASKRQLEEEEIEKACEAAAKTIVKVKIVLTKQELELFMVKLQKNKNGGGKCLGDLLEEIEKARCGNKHESWRPSLESIMEDDPHGLELMEHNRS, via the coding sequence ATGGGGAATTGCATGAAAGCTTCAAAAAGGCAACTGGaggaagaagaaatagaaaaggcTTGTGAAGCTGCTGCAAAAACCATCGTGAAAGTGAAGATAGTGCTGACGAAACAGGAGCTAGAGTTGTTTATGGTGAAGCTGCAAAAGAATAAGAATGGTGGAGGGAAGTGTTTAGGGGATCTTTTGGAGGAAATAGAGAAAGCAAGATGTGGAAACAAACATGAATCGTGGAGACCTTCATTGGAAAGTATCATGGAAGACGATCCTCATGGACTTGAATTAATGGAGCACAACAGATCGTGA